Proteins from a single region of Acidianus ambivalens:
- a CDS encoding DUF763 domain-containing protein: MEIEGIADLPLHTGHVPSWLIPIMRKLSRAILDIMLIEWGPEKVVERLSNPLWFQAFNNVIGMDWDSSGSTTVTLGILKEVVNPKDDGLAVLGGKGKNALKVPEELHSLNFDIDADKLANISRLVAKVDTTLVQDGHQLYHHSMLVTEKGYWGIIQQGMNEETKFARRYHWKNTENFTVDPHEAIAGKKGIAVNIIEKQKENTRKLVLDLLRQDPRKIINELQQAKAILKGQATIESWISGASFVGISKEAKIIYMRPLDERKIKPILEKLYESNPENLEEALLEGLGPSTAKALYLISDLIYREPPSYNDPVNMPYDPFKYAYAIGGKDGIPYPVNRRVAEEVIITLEDIIQKAKLESNEKKFSLNKLRGLSIGIKEGS; the protein is encoded by the coding sequence ATGGAAATAGAAGGCATAGCAGACTTACCTTTACATACTGGACACGTACCTTCATGGTTAATTCCCATAATGAGAAAGCTTTCTAGGGCAATCTTAGATATCATGCTAATAGAGTGGGGGCCAGAAAAGGTAGTAGAGAGACTTTCAAACCCACTTTGGTTTCAAGCTTTTAATAATGTAATAGGCATGGATTGGGACTCTTCGGGATCGACAACAGTTACTTTAGGAATATTAAAGGAAGTTGTTAATCCCAAGGATGACGGACTTGCAGTTCTAGGTGGAAAAGGTAAAAACGCTTTAAAAGTGCCGGAAGAACTTCATTCATTGAATTTTGATATTGATGCTGATAAATTAGCTAACATAAGCAGACTAGTTGCAAAAGTTGATACAACATTAGTTCAAGACGGACACCAGCTTTATCATCACTCTATGCTAGTAACAGAGAAAGGATATTGGGGGATAATACAACAGGGAATGAATGAAGAAACTAAGTTTGCAAGAAGATATCACTGGAAAAACACTGAAAATTTTACTGTAGATCCTCACGAGGCAATAGCAGGAAAGAAAGGAATTGCAGTAAATATAATAGAAAAACAGAAAGAAAACACTAGAAAGCTAGTTTTAGATTTACTTAGGCAAGATCCTAGAAAAATTATAAATGAATTGCAACAAGCTAAAGCAATTTTAAAAGGTCAAGCCACAATAGAGAGCTGGATTAGTGGAGCCTCATTTGTTGGAATATCAAAAGAAGCTAAGATTATCTACATGAGGCCTTTGGATGAAAGGAAAATAAAACCTATTTTAGAAAAATTATACGAATCAAATCCTGAAAACCTAGAAGAGGCATTACTTGAAGGTTTAGGACCTTCTACGGCTAAGGCATTATATTTAATCTCTGACTTAATTTATAGAGAGCCCCCTTCTTACAATGATCCAGTGAATATGCCTTATGACCCTTTCAAGTATGCTTATGCAATTGGCGGAAAAGATGGTATTCCTTATCCAGTAAATAGAAGGGTAGCTGAAGAGGTAATTATCACGCTTGAGGATATAATACAGAAAGCTAAATTAGAGAGTAATGAAAAGAAATTCTCATTGAATAAACTAAGGGGTTTGAGCATTGGAATTAAGGAAGGGTCTTGA
- a CDS encoding citrate synthase/methylcitrate synthase, with translation MELRKGLEDIAIKETEITYIDGVLGRLYYRGYSIYDLAEFSNFEETAYLIWFGKLPNKKELQEIKEALAEEREIPEYITEFIKNVRKDANPMDVLRTAVSMLGIEDRSNEELWKKAVKLTAKIPTIISYFDRVRKGLDIVHPDPSLSHAENFLYMMRGEKPNPIDSRTMDVAMILHMDHEMNASTFACLVVASTLSDLYSAITAGISALKGPLHGGANAEALKQFMEIGSKDKVEEYILKKLESGQRIMGFGHRIYKAYDPRAKILKEYARNLAKEKGKMELFEIAEKVDEIGCKILGKKNIYPNVDFYAGLVFYFLGFDPDLFPTVFASSRIVGWTAHVMEYLKDNKLIRPKAIYKGEIGRKYINIENRE, from the coding sequence TTGGAATTAAGGAAGGGTCTTGAAGATATTGCTATAAAAGAAACTGAAATAACTTATATTGATGGAGTTCTAGGCAGACTATATTACAGAGGATATTCAATTTATGATTTAGCAGAATTCTCAAACTTCGAAGAAACTGCTTACTTAATATGGTTCGGGAAATTGCCAAATAAAAAGGAACTTCAAGAGATAAAGGAAGCTTTAGCTGAAGAAAGAGAAATCCCTGAGTATATTACTGAATTTATAAAAAATGTGAGAAAAGATGCAAATCCGATGGACGTGTTAAGAACTGCAGTAAGTATGTTAGGAATCGAGGATAGAAGTAACGAAGAACTTTGGAAGAAAGCTGTAAAATTAACTGCAAAAATTCCTACAATTATTTCATATTTTGATAGAGTTAGAAAAGGATTAGACATAGTACATCCCGATCCTTCACTATCTCATGCAGAAAACTTTCTTTATATGATGCGGGGAGAAAAGCCAAACCCTATTGATTCTAGGACTATGGATGTGGCAATGATCTTACATATGGATCACGAAATGAATGCATCGACTTTTGCTTGTTTAGTAGTTGCATCTACTTTGTCTGACCTTTATTCAGCAATAACTGCTGGAATATCTGCATTAAAAGGGCCTTTACATGGAGGTGCTAATGCAGAAGCCTTAAAGCAATTCATGGAAATAGGGAGTAAGGACAAAGTCGAGGAATATATTCTCAAAAAATTAGAGTCCGGGCAAAGAATTATGGGTTTCGGGCACAGAATATATAAGGCCTATGACCCTAGGGCTAAGATATTAAAGGAATATGCAAGAAACTTAGCAAAAGAAAAGGGAAAAATGGAACTATTTGAGATTGCAGAAAAAGTAGACGAAATAGGTTGTAAAATACTTGGAAAGAAGAATATTTATCCTAATGTCGATTTCTATGCAGGATTAGTGTTTTACTTCCTGGGTTTCGATCCTGATCTTTTCCCTACAGTTTTTGCTTCATCTAGAATAGTTGGCTGGACAGCTCATGTAATGGAGTACTTGAAGGATAATAAATTAATTAGACCAAAGGCAATCTATAAAGGAGAAATAGGCAGAAAATACATTAATATTGAGAACAGAGAATAG
- a CDS encoding DUF47 domain-containing protein, which yields MLKFSINKEELLFSKLLEIAENIKDSTSLLNSLYLDIFNTNYPDATAKMVKIKGIYERIAMIREDIISMLYGEAFLPDFKESMLTLTQSLYEIMKSIKDAGRAITSRKPDEKLCSILQSNFVSYLSLIQDGAEKLVLMISLLKKDIKEAIRIGKEIQLIERNGDEIKDLMIQRLYENEKESDIISILQLKDVITFLDDILDGMEDSTLSVETLYATLKS from the coding sequence ATGCTTAAATTCAGTATAAATAAAGAGGAATTACTCTTCTCAAAACTTCTAGAAATAGCAGAAAATATAAAAGACTCTACTTCTCTCCTTAACTCTCTCTACCTAGATATCTTTAATACAAATTATCCAGATGCAACAGCAAAAATGGTAAAAATTAAAGGAATATATGAAAGAATAGCCATGATAAGAGAAGATATAATTTCAATGCTTTACGGAGAGGCATTCTTACCTGATTTTAAGGAATCAATGCTTACATTAACTCAATCACTGTATGAAATAATGAAATCAATAAAGGATGCAGGAAGAGCTATAACTTCGAGAAAACCAGATGAAAAACTTTGCAGTATTTTGCAATCTAATTTCGTCTCGTATTTATCATTAATACAAGATGGGGCAGAAAAACTTGTTTTAATGATTTCATTACTTAAAAAAGATATAAAAGAGGCAATAAGAATAGGTAAGGAAATTCAGCTCATTGAAAGAAATGGAGATGAAATAAAAGATTTAATGATACAAAGGCTATATGAGAATGAGAAAGAATCGGATATTATTAGTATACTACAGTTAAAAGATGTAATAACATTCCTTGACGATATTTTGGACGGAATGGAAGACTCAACGTTGAGCGTCGAAACTTTATACGCAACTCTAAAATCCTAG